A window of Formosa sp. Hel1_31_208 contains these coding sequences:
- a CDS encoding GH92 family glycosyl hydrolase: MKPFFSILLIALVLTSCTEKSVIEIAVKDQPLIKYVNPFIGTGGHGHTYPGATMPFGMMQLSPDTRLDGWDGCSGYHYSDTYIYGFSHTHLSGTGVSDYGDVLLMPTNAIHFNNGSDGQLGYRAYFSHDNEIAQPGYYKVHLDSTNIDVELTVSKRSGIHKYQFPSGDNQYVILDLDHRDELLDYKIQKINDNTISGYRHSKAWATDQRLYYHIEFSHPIKSITYEENGTPISKNYKFQSKKAAIEFENPNNDIVYVKVGISAVDELGAKNNLQEEIQSKTFDQVKNEAQTVWESQLEKIVIGSNNTDYKTNFYTALYHTMIAPNLYQDIDGRYRGMDLEIHETKDFDYYTVFSLWDTYRAAHPLYTIIEQERTNDFINTFLAKYDEGGIMPIWDLSANYTGCMIGYHAVPVISDAYMKGIRSYDVEKAFNAMTHSATRDKLGLKSYKEFGFIPVEEESESVSKTLEYAYDDWTIAQMAKAMGKEEDYKTYSERAQYYKNIFDPESKFMRGRFRNTWFAPFDPYEVNFNYTEANSWQYSFYVPQDITGFMNLLGGKEQLEAQLDELFIAKAQTSGRNQADITGLIGQYAHGNEPSHHMAYLYNFAGKPHKTMEKVHQILTELYKNEPDGISGNEDCGQMSAWYVFSSMGFYPVTPGSNQYIIGTPLFDKVTINLENNKQFTIAANNLSDSNKYIEYAYLNGEQLDKTFITHEDIINGGTLEFKMTDNPAVWGSRNGQEPKTEISEHLIVPVPFIEKGDVAFKGGTEVSLASVQSESEIFYSLDDSEFKRYTTPFTISEATTLKVYATDDIGNKSSTAETNFYKIDPNLSIRLDTEYANQYNAGGNDALIDGILGTQDFRTGTWQGYWNEDLIATVNQGSVKPIQNVSINFLQDQGSWIFYPTQVECLVSQDGTSFKSIEVLSIDTAVKNDTVLIKHISWNIPSDSYRYVKIIAKKMGELPKWHLGYPHDGRSWIFADEITIK, encoded by the coding sequence ATGAAACCTTTTTTTTCAATCCTATTAATAGCGCTTGTTTTGACAAGTTGCACAGAAAAATCTGTAATTGAAATCGCTGTAAAAGACCAGCCTCTTATCAAATATGTCAATCCGTTTATTGGCACAGGAGGTCATGGACATACCTATCCTGGAGCAACCATGCCTTTTGGGATGATGCAATTAAGTCCAGATACACGATTGGATGGCTGGGATGGCTGTTCAGGCTATCATTACAGTGATACCTATATCTACGGATTTTCACACACGCATCTAAGTGGCACAGGCGTTAGCGATTATGGCGACGTACTTTTAATGCCAACTAATGCAATACATTTCAATAATGGTAGTGATGGCCAATTAGGGTATCGTGCATACTTCTCTCATGATAATGAAATCGCTCAACCAGGTTACTATAAAGTACATCTAGATTCAACTAACATTGATGTAGAACTTACCGTTTCAAAACGCAGTGGAATTCATAAATACCAATTTCCTTCAGGCGACAACCAATATGTAATTCTAGATTTAGATCACCGCGATGAACTCCTAGATTATAAAATTCAAAAAATTAATGATAATACCATTTCTGGATATAGACACTCCAAAGCTTGGGCTACAGATCAGCGCTTATATTATCACATTGAGTTTTCTCATCCTATTAAATCTATTACCTATGAAGAAAATGGAACCCCTATTTCAAAAAACTATAAATTTCAAAGTAAAAAAGCCGCTATAGAATTTGAAAACCCTAATAACGACATCGTTTATGTAAAAGTTGGCATTTCCGCTGTTGACGAACTTGGAGCAAAAAATAATTTACAAGAAGAAATTCAATCTAAAACATTTGATCAAGTAAAAAATGAAGCCCAAACAGTATGGGAATCACAACTAGAAAAAATTGTGATTGGCTCCAATAACACCGACTATAAAACAAATTTTTATACAGCTTTGTATCATACAATGATTGCACCAAATTTATATCAAGATATTGATGGTCGCTATCGAGGAATGGATCTAGAAATTCACGAAACTAAAGATTTTGACTACTACACTGTGTTCTCTCTTTGGGACACTTATCGAGCGGCACATCCCTTGTACACCATTATAGAGCAAGAGCGTACCAATGACTTCATCAATACCTTTTTAGCCAAGTATGATGAAGGTGGTATTATGCCAATTTGGGATTTAAGTGCAAATTATACTGGCTGTATGATTGGTTATCATGCCGTACCCGTTATTTCTGATGCCTACATGAAAGGTATAAGATCTTACGATGTAGAAAAAGCTTTTAATGCCATGACCCATTCGGCTACAAGAGATAAACTCGGACTTAAATCTTACAAAGAATTCGGTTTTATTCCTGTAGAAGAAGAAAGTGAATCCGTTTCGAAAACTTTAGAATATGCCTACGACGATTGGACAATTGCCCAAATGGCGAAAGCTATGGGAAAAGAAGAGGACTACAAAACCTATTCTGAAAGAGCGCAGTATTATAAGAATATCTTTGATCCAGAATCAAAGTTTATGAGAGGGCGGTTTCGTAATACATGGTTCGCACCTTTCGATCCTTACGAAGTTAATTTTAATTATACCGAAGCCAACTCTTGGCAATATAGTTTTTACGTACCACAAGACATTACTGGTTTTATGAATTTGTTAGGCGGAAAAGAGCAACTCGAAGCCCAATTAGATGAATTGTTTATTGCTAAAGCCCAAACCTCTGGTCGCAATCAAGCCGATATTACCGGATTGATCGGACAATATGCACACGGTAATGAGCCAAGTCATCATATGGCTTACCTCTATAATTTTGCAGGAAAACCGCACAAAACAATGGAGAAAGTCCATCAAATTTTGACCGAACTTTATAAAAATGAACCCGATGGAATCTCAGGAAATGAAGATTGCGGACAAATGAGTGCATGGTATGTGTTTTCATCAATGGGATTCTATCCCGTAACTCCTGGTTCTAATCAATATATTATTGGAACTCCGTTATTTGATAAGGTGACCATTAACTTAGAAAATAACAAGCAATTTACGATTGCGGCAAATAATCTAAGTGATAGCAACAAGTATATAGAATATGCATATCTCAATGGAGAACAATTAGATAAGACCTTCATTACTCATGAAGATATTATCAATGGTGGAACACTAGAATTTAAAATGACCGATAATCCAGCAGTTTGGGGAAGTCGTAACGGACAAGAACCGAAAACAGAAATTTCAGAACATCTCATTGTTCCAGTACCTTTTATTGAGAAAGGAGATGTAGCTTTTAAAGGTGGTACTGAAGTTAGTTTGGCGAGTGTACAATCTGAATCAGAGATTTTTTATAGTCTCGATGATTCTGAATTCAAACGATATACTACACCTTTTACAATTTCAGAAGCGACAACATTAAAAGTATATGCAACCGATGATATTGGAAATAAGAGCTCAACCGCAGAAACCAACTTTTATAAAATAGATCCTAACCTATCGATAAGGTTAGATACTGAATATGCTAATCAGTATAATGCTGGAGGCAACGACGCTCTTATTGATGGCATTTTGGGCACTCAAGATTTTAGAACTGGCACATGGCAAGGATATTGGAATGAAGACTTGATTGCTACTGTAAATCAAGGAAGTGTTAAACCTATTCAAAATGTAAGTATCAACTTTTTACAAGATCAAGGGTCATGGATTTTCTATCCAACTCAAGTAGAATGTCTGGTTTCTCAAGATGGTACATCCTTTAAATCTATTGAAGTTCTCAGTATAGATACAGCTGTTAAAAATGACACTGTTCTAATTAAACATATATCCTGGAATATTCCTTCAGACTCTTATCGTTACGTCAAAATAATTGCCAAGAAAATGGGTGAACTTCCAAAATGGCACTTAGGCTATCCACATGATGGCAGAAGCTGGATCTTTGCAGATGAAATAACCATAAAATAA
- a CDS encoding sugar MFS transporter, producing the protein MNQQKSYRSSFILLTTLFFLWGFITVLVDSLIPRLRELFTLTYFQAGMVQFAFFGAYFLLSIPASYILSKIGYKRGIIFGLFTMALGCLLFYPAASYRVFGVFMFAYFILAGGMTILQVAANPYVAVLGSETGASSRLNLSQAFNSLGTAIAPAIGALFILSDKIKTKDEIAALSETAKDTYLATEASAVQKPFIGLALFILCIAGIFFFAKLPKLISEKSEGTYSEAFKQKNLMLGVLGIFFYVGAEVAIGSYLVNYFLDMNLVEVIKDNNMMRSFAESILNSGLTDNDNKAIVGVFVTFYWSGAMIGRFVGSYLTKIINPGKVLGIFATIAMILILTSISTTGIVSMWSILAVGLFNSIMFPTIFTLAINGIGDLKPKASGLLCTAIVGGAFIPPLYGYFTDEIGFKSALFFIIICYAYILWYGYKNSKKVFV; encoded by the coding sequence ATGAACCAACAGAAATCCTATCGCTCATCCTTTATCCTTTTAACGACGTTATTTTTCCTTTGGGGATTTATAACGGTCTTGGTCGATTCTTTAATTCCTAGATTAAGAGAACTGTTCACGCTAACATATTTTCAAGCTGGAATGGTGCAATTTGCATTTTTCGGCGCCTATTTCTTACTCTCCATTCCTGCCAGTTATATCCTTTCAAAAATAGGGTATAAACGAGGTATTATATTCGGACTATTTACCATGGCCCTTGGATGTTTATTATTTTATCCAGCAGCTTCTTATCGTGTATTTGGCGTATTTATGTTTGCTTATTTTATTTTAGCGGGAGGTATGACCATCTTACAAGTTGCCGCTAATCCTTATGTAGCCGTTTTAGGTTCAGAAACCGGTGCATCAAGTCGTTTAAATCTCTCTCAAGCTTTTAACTCATTAGGAACCGCAATTGCTCCGGCAATAGGCGCCTTATTTATTTTAAGTGATAAAATCAAAACCAAAGATGAGATTGCAGCACTTTCAGAAACTGCCAAAGACACCTATTTAGCCACTGAAGCTTCGGCAGTACAAAAACCATTTATCGGATTGGCATTGTTTATTCTATGTATCGCAGGAATATTCTTTTTTGCAAAACTTCCTAAACTAATCAGTGAAAAATCTGAAGGGACCTATAGTGAAGCTTTTAAACAGAAAAATTTGATGCTTGGTGTCTTAGGCATCTTTTTCTATGTAGGTGCAGAAGTCGCTATTGGAAGCTACTTAGTCAACTATTTCCTAGATATGAATTTGGTGGAAGTCATCAAAGACAATAACATGATGCGATCTTTCGCAGAGAGCATTCTAAATTCTGGATTAACCGACAATGATAACAAAGCTATTGTGGGCGTATTTGTTACCTTCTATTGGTCGGGTGCTATGATTGGTCGTTTTGTAGGTTCTTATCTCACTAAAATTATAAACCCAGGAAAAGTACTTGGTATTTTTGCCACGATAGCCATGATCTTAATTTTAACTTCTATTTCAACAACAGGCATAGTAAGTATGTGGAGCATACTAGCCGTAGGGTTATTTAACTCTATTATGTTCCCTACCATCTTTACCTTAGCCATAAATGGAATAGGTGATCTTAAACCTAAAGCCTCTGGACTGCTATGTACCGCTATTGTAGGTGGTGCTTTCATTCCGCCCTTATATGGCTATTTTACAGATGAGATTGGCTTTAAATCGGCTTTATTCTTTATCATTATTTGTTATGCTTATATCTTATGGTATGGCTATAAAAACTCTAAAAAAGTATTCGTATGA
- a CDS encoding N(4)-(beta-N-acetylglucosaminyl)-L-asparaginase encodes MKRRHFIKKASLTGVGLAVGSTLVSCAENTSDKTVESTAVLKAEDPTNKASLPLVIATWHVIKATAKAMEVLQAGGNALDAVEQGCMVEEANEKGQSVGKGGLPDRDGNVTLDACIMDKHGNCGSVVYLQNITHAVSVARKVMEDTPHVMLAGEGAKQFAVSKGFKPEDLLTEASKAAWEKWKIEAEYKPIINIENHDTIGMLAIDKNGDISGACTTSGLAYKMGGRVGDSPIIGSGLFVDNEIGACVATGLGEEVVKTVGSFLVVELMRQGKSPQEACEEAISRIVNKPNSNYKDFQVGYIAVNKKGETGSYSIHQWFSMTKFQNDVNEQIQSDYFNKV; translated from the coding sequence ATGAAAAGACGTCATTTTATTAAAAAAGCATCTTTAACTGGTGTTGGACTTGCCGTTGGCAGTACACTTGTGAGTTGTGCTGAAAACACTTCAGATAAAACAGTTGAAAGTACAGCTGTTTTGAAAGCTGAAGATCCCACAAATAAAGCATCATTACCCTTAGTAATTGCCACATGGCATGTCATTAAGGCTACCGCGAAAGCGATGGAAGTCCTCCAAGCTGGAGGCAATGCATTAGATGCCGTAGAACAAGGCTGCATGGTAGAAGAAGCGAACGAAAAAGGGCAATCGGTTGGTAAAGGCGGCCTCCCAGATCGCGATGGCAATGTTACACTTGATGCCTGTATTATGGATAAGCATGGAAATTGTGGCTCAGTCGTCTATCTTCAAAACATAACTCATGCGGTTTCAGTCGCACGAAAAGTTATGGAAGATACACCGCATGTCATGCTAGCTGGCGAAGGTGCCAAACAGTTTGCGGTGTCTAAAGGGTTTAAACCAGAAGACTTATTGACTGAAGCTTCAAAAGCAGCTTGGGAAAAATGGAAAATTGAAGCGGAATACAAACCCATTATCAATATCGAAAATCATGATACTATTGGTATGTTGGCAATCGATAAAAATGGTGATATTTCTGGCGCTTGCACAACGAGCGGATTAGCATACAAAATGGGAGGTCGCGTAGGAGACTCCCCAATAATAGGTTCTGGTTTATTTGTAGACAATGAAATTGGAGCTTGTGTCGCTACAGGTTTAGGCGAAGAAGTCGTCAAAACTGTTGGCAGCTTTTTAGTAGTAGAATTAATGCGACAAGGTAAATCACCTCAAGAAGCTTGTGAAGAAGCTATTAGTAGAATCGTGAACAAACCGAATAGCAACTACAAAGATTTTCAAGTTGGTTATATCGCTGTGAACAAAAAAGGTGAAACTGGGAGTTATTCCATACATCAATGGTTTAGTATGACAAAGTTTCAAAATGATGTTAATGAGCAAATTCAGTCTGATTATTTTAACAAAGTTTAA
- a CDS encoding aldehyde dehydrogenase family protein yields the protein MTNYSDNQFSNLFDKQKANQFLVGKTNNKVRIKKLKALKAALEITYKNEIREALYKDFKKPQLEVDLTEIYPVIDEINFAIKHLKSWLKKQHVDTPIALLGSSSWIKNEAKGVCLIISPWNFPVNLTFGPLVSAIAAGNTVILKPSEVTYHTSKVMYDIVHDLFDENEIALVEGEVEVAQELLKLPFNHIFFTGSPQVGKLVMKAASEHLSSVTLELGGKSPVIIDDTSNLDKAVKKIVFGKFLNAGQTCIAPDYVLVNETIKAEFASVFKNYITEFYSESPSTSDSFGRIVSQKHYKRLKGYLEDAYARNASIAVGGNFDETDNYIAPTLVFDISEESQLMQNEIFGPILPVKTYQSTHEVINFINSKEKPLALYIFSKNRTRINDIINNTRAGSTCINHNLLQFLNHNLPFGGSNNSGIGKTHGVYGFQEFSNQRSVLKQHTLGAVDLLMPPYNNFKQKLVDLTIKWF from the coding sequence ATGACAAATTATTCAGATAACCAGTTTTCTAATCTATTTGACAAACAAAAAGCAAATCAGTTTTTGGTAGGTAAAACCAATAATAAAGTACGTATCAAAAAATTAAAAGCTTTAAAAGCGGCACTCGAGATAACCTATAAAAATGAGATTAGAGAAGCTTTATATAAAGATTTCAAAAAACCGCAACTTGAAGTTGATCTTACTGAAATTTATCCCGTCATTGATGAAATAAACTTTGCAATAAAGCATTTAAAATCATGGCTCAAAAAGCAACATGTCGATACGCCAATAGCATTATTGGGTAGTTCTTCATGGATTAAAAATGAAGCCAAGGGTGTTTGCCTAATAATTTCTCCCTGGAATTTTCCTGTGAATTTAACCTTTGGGCCATTAGTATCAGCAATAGCTGCTGGAAATACGGTGATTTTAAAACCTAGTGAAGTAACCTATCATACCTCTAAGGTGATGTATGATATCGTTCATGACTTATTTGATGAGAATGAAATTGCACTTGTCGAAGGAGAGGTTGAAGTAGCGCAAGAGTTGCTTAAATTGCCTTTCAACCATATCTTTTTTACTGGGTCACCTCAAGTAGGGAAACTAGTTATGAAAGCGGCTTCGGAGCACTTAAGTTCTGTGACATTAGAATTAGGAGGTAAATCACCCGTAATTATTGATGACACCTCAAATTTAGATAAAGCGGTGAAAAAAATTGTTTTCGGAAAATTTTTAAACGCAGGCCAAACCTGTATTGCCCCTGATTATGTGCTTGTTAACGAAACGATTAAAGCTGAATTTGCTTCAGTATTTAAAAATTATATTACTGAATTCTATTCTGAAAGCCCTTCAACTTCAGATTCCTTCGGAAGAATTGTCAGCCAAAAACATTATAAACGTTTAAAAGGGTATCTCGAAGATGCTTACGCTAGAAATGCGAGTATTGCAGTTGGAGGGAACTTTGACGAGACGGATAATTATATTGCACCAACTTTAGTTTTTGATATTTCCGAAGAGAGTCAACTCATGCAGAATGAAATTTTCGGGCCCATACTTCCGGTGAAAACATATCAATCCACGCACGAAGTTATTAACTTCATCAATTCAAAAGAAAAACCACTAGCACTTTATATTTTCAGTAAGAATAGAACACGCATTAATGACATAATAAATAACACAAGAGCCGGGAGCACTTGTATCAATCATAATTTGTTGCAATTTTTAAATCATAATTTACCGTTTGGAGGCTCAAATAATAGTGGTATTGGTAAAACTCATGGTGTTTATGGATTTCAAGAATTTAGCAATCAACGCTCAGTATTAAAACAACATACTCTTGGAGCGGTAGATTTACTCATGCCGCCTTACAACAACTTTAAACAGAAGCTTGTCGATTTGACTATAAAGTGGTTTTAA
- the cphA gene encoding cyanophycin synthetase yields MKIREINAMRGPNYWSIRRHKLIVMVLDLQEMEEQPSNKVDGFYERLKTMFPGMFEHRCSVGEPGGFFQRVEEGTWMGHIIEHIALEIQTLAGMDVGFGRTRGYGEEGVYSVVFAYMEESVGRFAAKASVRICEALISGEPYDLSEDIQEMRELREADRLGPSTGSIVAEAESRGIPWIRLNKYSLVQLGYGANQKRIQATVTSETSSIGVELACDKEDTKYLLEQAEVEVPKGDIIRRERSLEEACRYVGYPLVIKPVDGNHGRGITVDIRNYEDALEAFKHAKESSRSGAIIVEKFITGEDYRLLVINNKLVAAAIRTPAHVIGDGKSSIQELVDEVNKDPRRGYGHENVLTQISINELTKTIIKDAGYTLDSVIPEGERLILKDTANLSTGGTAEDVTDILHPANVSMAERISKIIDLDICGIDVMTSDITKPLSETGGAVLEVNAGPGFRMHLAPTTGLPRNVAAPVIDKLFPTKSDTGRIPIIAVTGTNGKTTTSRLIAHITKMNGYRVGYTTSDGVYIQNRLLMTGDCTGPSSAEFVLKDPTVNFAVLECARGGLLRAGLGFKKCDVGVVTNVAADHLGLKGIHTIEQLAKVKGVIPETVLPDGYAILNADDDLVYNMRRSVDCNVALFSMDENNPRIKALQRLHGITAVYENGYVTICRGEWKMRIMRAENIPLTYGGKAKFMIQNVLAAILAVHVQGISIEDMKAGLETFIPSASQTPGRLNLFKFNNFSILLDYAHNPSGMRALQKFTDELDATVKVGIIAGLGDRRVEDNNEMGAIAAEMFDEVIIRQDKRLRGKTEQELIKMLDDGIKRRDPNKKTTIIPSEKEAITFAVKNAVKGSLIVLCSDVIPDALELVKKFKEQEARGELNFA; encoded by the coding sequence ATGAAAATACGCGAGATTAATGCCATGCGAGGACCTAATTACTGGTCTATTCGCCGTCATAAATTAATTGTAATGGTATTAGATCTTCAGGAAATGGAAGAACAACCATCTAATAAAGTTGATGGCTTTTATGAACGATTAAAAACTATGTTTCCAGGGATGTTTGAGCATAGATGTTCGGTGGGAGAACCAGGTGGTTTCTTTCAAAGGGTAGAAGAAGGGACCTGGATGGGTCATATTATAGAACATATCGCCTTAGAAATTCAAACTCTTGCGGGTATGGATGTTGGTTTTGGAAGAACACGAGGTTATGGCGAAGAAGGAGTTTATAGCGTGGTTTTTGCCTATATGGAGGAATCTGTTGGACGCTTTGCCGCAAAAGCTTCTGTGCGCATATGTGAGGCATTGATTAGTGGGGAACCTTATGATTTGTCTGAAGACATACAAGAAATGCGAGAACTTCGCGAAGCCGATCGTTTAGGGCCTAGTACAGGTTCTATAGTAGCGGAAGCTGAGTCTCGAGGTATACCATGGATACGGTTAAATAAATACTCGCTGGTTCAGTTAGGTTATGGGGCTAATCAAAAGCGAATTCAGGCAACAGTAACGAGCGAAACTAGCAGTATTGGTGTAGAATTAGCTTGTGATAAAGAAGATACGAAATACCTCTTAGAACAGGCAGAAGTTGAAGTGCCTAAAGGTGATATTATTCGCCGTGAACGTAGCTTAGAAGAGGCATGTCGCTATGTGGGTTATCCTTTAGTGATTAAACCAGTTGATGGAAATCACGGTCGAGGAATTACTGTAGATATAAGAAATTATGAAGATGCCTTGGAGGCTTTTAAACATGCCAAAGAGAGTTCGCGTAGTGGCGCAATAATCGTAGAGAAATTTATTACGGGTGAGGATTATAGGTTACTTGTAATCAATAATAAGTTAGTGGCTGCGGCAATAAGAACTCCTGCGCATGTTATTGGAGATGGTAAATCATCAATTCAAGAACTTGTTGATGAGGTTAATAAAGATCCAAGACGTGGTTACGGTCATGAAAATGTATTGACGCAAATTTCTATTAATGAATTGACAAAAACGATCATAAAAGATGCTGGATATACTCTTGATTCTGTGATTCCAGAAGGAGAACGACTAATTTTAAAAGACACAGCAAATCTGAGTACAGGTGGAACCGCAGAGGATGTCACTGATATTTTGCATCCTGCAAATGTGTCAATGGCAGAGCGAATTTCAAAAATCATTGATTTAGATATTTGTGGAATTGATGTGATGACAAGTGATATCACGAAACCACTAAGTGAAACAGGGGGTGCCGTTTTAGAAGTGAATGCTGGTCCAGGATTTAGAATGCATTTAGCACCAACCACTGGATTGCCAAGAAATGTGGCTGCACCAGTAATTGATAAGTTATTTCCAACAAAGAGTGATACGGGACGAATTCCTATCATTGCTGTAACAGGAACAAATGGAAAAACAACAACATCTCGACTTATTGCACATATCACAAAAATGAATGGTTACCGTGTAGGTTATACCACAAGTGATGGCGTTTATATTCAGAATAGATTATTAATGACAGGTGATTGTACTGGTCCGTCAAGTGCCGAATTTGTACTGAAGGATCCAACCGTAAATTTTGCAGTTCTAGAATGTGCTCGAGGCGGTTTATTAAGAGCTGGCTTAGGCTTTAAGAAATGTGATGTTGGTGTTGTGACTAATGTAGCAGCTGATCATTTGGGTTTAAAAGGGATTCATACTATCGAACAATTGGCTAAAGTTAAAGGAGTTATTCCAGAAACTGTTTTGCCAGATGGATATGCGATTTTAAATGCAGATGACGATTTGGTATATAATATGCGAAGAAGCGTAGATTGCAATGTCGCCTTGTTTTCGATGGATGAGAATAATCCAAGAATTAAAGCCTTGCAACGCTTACATGGTATAACAGCTGTATATGAAAATGGTTACGTTACGATTTGCAGAGGAGAATGGAAAATGCGTATTATGAGGGCTGAAAACATTCCGTTAACTTACGGTGGTAAGGCAAAATTTATGATACAAAACGTACTCGCAGCCATTCTTGCGGTGCATGTACAGGGCATAAGTATAGAGGATATGAAGGCAGGATTAGAAACGTTTATTCCGTCGGCTTCTCAAACTCCAGGACGATTAAATTTATTCAAGTTTAATAACTTCAGTATTTTATTAGACTATGCTCATAACCCATCTGGTATGAGAGCACTACAAAAATTTACAGATGAGTTAGACGCCACAGTTAAAGTAGGTATTATCGCCGGACTAGGAGATCGACGGGTTGAAGACAATAATGAAATGGGTGCTATTGCTGCCGAAATGTTTGATGAGGTAATTATTCGACAAGACAAACGATTACGCGGTAAAACAGAACAAGAACTCATTAAAATGTTGGATGATGGTATAAAGAGGAGAGATCCCAATAAGAAAACAACCATTATTCCATCTGAAAAAGAAGCGATTACTTTTGCGGTAAAAAATGCAGTAAAAGGGTCTCTTATTGTTTTATGTAGTGATGTGATACCTGACGCATTAGAATTGGTTAAAAAGTTTAAAGAACAGGAAGCCAGGGGAGAATTAAATTTCGCATAA
- a CDS encoding cyanophycinase — translation MLTNKGTLIPIGGNEDKGIEEHEQYTLEFIDEGILYHVVKEAGGTSAKIVVIPTASSIPEEVGANYLEAFKTLGCNDVTVLDIRSKEDSEKESSINLMTSANCIMFSGGNQSKITDRIGGTSIHKILLDRYQNEKGFVIAGTSAGAMVMANEMIAGGSASEAFYKGAVKMYKGLGLIPDLIIDTHFIKRGRFGRQSEAIAKFPNIIGFGLAEDTGIIIKNGNECTVIGSGMIIVFDGSKLTHNNEKVLEEGTPMTMANLTVHVLSNGDQYNIKQRKVTVLPIEAPFI, via the coding sequence ATGTTGACGAATAAAGGAACATTAATCCCTATTGGTGGAAATGAGGACAAAGGAATAGAAGAGCACGAACAATATACCTTGGAGTTTATTGATGAAGGTATCTTATATCACGTGGTCAAAGAAGCTGGAGGAACATCAGCAAAAATTGTTGTGATCCCAACTGCGTCGAGTATTCCCGAAGAAGTTGGCGCTAATTATCTAGAAGCTTTTAAAACTTTAGGATGTAACGATGTTACTGTTTTAGATATTAGAAGTAAAGAAGATTCTGAAAAAGAGTCCTCCATTAATTTAATGACCTCTGCCAACTGCATCATGTTCTCTGGTGGGAATCAATCTAAAATTACTGACAGAATTGGAGGAACTTCTATCCACAAAATTTTATTAGATCGCTATCAAAACGAAAAAGGTTTTGTTATTGCAGGAACAAGTGCTGGTGCTATGGTTATGGCTAATGAAATGATAGCAGGCGGCAGTGCGTCTGAAGCTTTTTATAAAGGTGCCGTAAAAATGTATAAAGGTCTTGGGCTAATTCCCGACCTCATTATTGATACGCACTTCATTAAACGAGGGCGCTTTGGGAGACAAAGTGAAGCCATTGCTAAATTTCCAAATATAATTGGTTTTGGATTAGCAGAAGACACCGGAATTATTATTAAGAATGGTAACGAGTGTACCGTGATTGGATCAGGAATGATTATTGTTTTTGACGGAAGTAAATTGACTCACAACAATGAAAAAGTATTAGAAGAAGGCACACCTATGACTATGGCAAATTTAACTGTTCATGTGTTGTCCAATGGCGATCAGTACAATATCAAACAACGAAAAGTAACTGTTCTTCCTATTGAAGCACCATTTATCTAA